Proteins encoded by one window of Paenibacillus urinalis:
- the hemG gene encoding protoporphyrinogen oxidase gives MKTVAIVGGGITGLSCAYHLQKEIRTSGQEVRIVLLEAESALGGKISTVHDGEFTMETGADSIVTRKKNTFQYVEQLGLTDRIVYNETGTSFVHSDGELKQIPDDSMFGIPMSIESLASTTLVSAEGKVEALKDFYTPNDRFTKNDSLGEFLEAFLGKEFVEKQIAPVISGVYSGNIYDLTLASTLSYLLDYKNEYGSLIRGLSEQRGKLKSSGEKKFLSFAGGMSDLIEAFERELSEVDIRTATSVTRIEPVNGKYTLSLSIDDVLEADYVVLSVPHTAAGSMLAKPELTEDFDQLKSSSLISVYLGFDVPDSELPANGTGFITTDASDLKCNACTWTSRKWKHTSDHSRLLVRLFYKSTKPVYDSLLPLSEEELIEVALTDIREAMGISAKPITHHVRKWHEQMPNYHMKHHELVQSLEHNMALYFPGIWLAGCSYYGVGIPDCMLNGEKTAAQVMEQLLS, from the coding sequence TTGAAGACGGTGGCTATCGTCGGCGGAGGCATTACAGGTCTGTCCTGTGCCTATCATTTGCAAAAAGAAATAAGAACAAGCGGTCAAGAGGTGCGGATTGTCTTGTTAGAGGCAGAATCTGCGCTGGGCGGGAAGATCAGCACCGTGCACGATGGAGAGTTTACGATGGAGACGGGAGCCGATTCCATTGTAACGCGCAAGAAGAATACGTTCCAATACGTTGAGCAGCTTGGGCTGACCGATCGAATCGTTTATAACGAGACAGGGACTTCTTTTGTCCACAGTGATGGGGAGCTGAAGCAGATTCCGGATGACTCCATGTTCGGGATACCGATGAGTATCGAATCTCTGGCCAGCACGACGCTAGTGTCAGCCGAAGGAAAGGTCGAAGCTCTCAAGGATTTTTACACGCCGAATGACCGGTTTACGAAAAATGATTCCCTTGGTGAATTTCTTGAAGCTTTTCTCGGCAAGGAATTTGTAGAGAAGCAGATTGCACCTGTTATATCCGGGGTATATTCGGGCAATATATATGACCTTACGCTGGCTTCGACACTGTCCTATCTCCTGGACTACAAGAACGAATATGGAAGTCTAATTCGTGGATTGTCCGAGCAGCGAGGCAAGCTGAAGTCCTCTGGAGAGAAGAAGTTTCTCTCCTTTGCCGGAGGAATGTCGGATCTCATTGAGGCGTTTGAGAGGGAGCTCTCGGAGGTGGATATTCGCACAGCTACATCCGTTACCCGCATTGAGCCTGTGAATGGAAAGTATACGCTGAGTCTGTCGATCGATGATGTATTAGAAGCCGATTATGTCGTGCTCAGCGTTCCTCATACCGCAGCGGGAAGCATGCTGGCTAAGCCTGAGCTTACGGAGGATTTTGACCAGCTGAAGAGCAGCTCCTTGATCAGCGTCTATTTGGGCTTTGATGTGCCGGACAGTGAGCTGCCGGCTAACGGGACGGGGTTCATCACGACGGATGCGAGTGACCTGAAGTGCAATGCTTGTACATGGACAAGCCGAAAGTGGAAGCATACCTCGGATCACAGCCGTCTGCTGGTCAGACTTTTTTATAAAAGCACGAAGCCGGTATATGACTCTCTTCTTCCGTTATCCGAGGAGGAGCTCATCGAAGTTGCGCTGACGGACATTCGCGAGGCAATGGGAATTTCGGCGAAGCCGATCACACATCACGTCCGCAAATGGCATGAGCAAATGCCGAATTACCATATGAAGCATCATGAGCTGGTTCAGTCGCTGGAGCATAATATGGCACTTTATTTCCCGGGAATTTGGCTTGCGGGCTGTTCCTACTATGGAGTAGGGATTCCAGATTGTATGCTGAACGGCGAGAAGACAGCTGCACAAGTCATGGAACAGTTGCTCTCTTAA
- a CDS encoding DUF3934 family protein, giving the protein MAKGKGGTGRGTGKKGWNRWQASERRAKSAPKPYKSKGTKKSSDTASEGQK; this is encoded by the coding sequence ATGGCAAAAGGTAAAGGCGGAACAGGCAGAGGGACAGGCAAGAAAGGCTGGAATCGCTGGCAAGCCAGTGAGCGACGCGCCAAGAGTGCACCCAAGCCTTATAAGAGCAAAGGTACTAAGAAATCTTCGGATACAGCTTCCGAAGGTCAGAAATAA
- a CDS encoding YvrJ family protein — MELINLEEIIYLVTNIGFPMAVCVILLRYILSTIGTRLDKLDNSITRLTKTVRDLDAEARAATASQAMKSDRDKEGG; from the coding sequence ATGGAGTTAATCAATCTGGAAGAAATCATTTATCTGGTGACGAATATCGGCTTTCCTATGGCGGTTTGTGTCATTTTGCTTCGGTATATTCTGAGCACGATTGGGACGCGTTTAGATAAGCTGGACAATTCCATAACCCGGCTGACAAAGACGGTTCGGGATCTGGATGCCGAAGCCAGAGCAGCGACGGCCAGTCAAGCAATGAAGTCAGATCGGGACAAAGAGGGTGGATAA
- a CDS encoding GNAT family N-acetyltransferase: MIQIETFDQIYRIMEDSFPIIEFRSYEGQKKLLSNPYYRLLTQEDEQGEAIAFLASWEFESFRFVEHIAVSPVIRGGGRGRQLMEQFMKESSLPVILEVEPPEDELKRRRIGFYERLGFQLGDYNYVQPPLREDQPELPLYIMSYPQRLTETEFHSYKEQLYKEVYGVTIDEPTSFS; encoded by the coding sequence TTGATACAAATCGAAACATTTGATCAGATATATCGCATTATGGAGGATTCTTTTCCGATTATCGAATTCCGCAGTTATGAAGGGCAGAAGAAGCTGCTGTCTAATCCGTATTATCGTCTGCTGACACAAGAGGATGAGCAGGGGGAGGCCATTGCTTTTCTCGCCAGCTGGGAATTCGAGAGCTTTCGGTTTGTCGAGCATATCGCGGTTTCTCCGGTTATTCGAGGAGGAGGCAGAGGCAGACAGTTAATGGAACAGTTCATGAAGGAATCATCTCTGCCCGTCATTCTGGAAGTCGAGCCTCCCGAAGATGAGCTGAAGCGAAGAAGAATTGGCTTCTATGAACGGCTCGGTTTTCAACTAGGAGATTACAACTATGTACAGCCGCCGCTGCGTGAAGACCAGCCGGAACTGCCGCTATACATCATGAGCTATCCTCAGCGACTGACAGAAACAGAGTTTCATTCGTATAAGGAACAGCTGTACAAGGAAGTATACGGCGTTACAATAGATGAGCCGACTTCATTTAGTTAA
- a CDS encoding glycoside hydrolase family 16 protein, which yields MKHRRHATEKSILHAVFSLFLTTILITTFTLLPASNVHAAEEADPAITSMTYFSAADGPVITNSGVGQASYGFVMPVFNGGAVTWNEVAQDLGVKVKVNGSWVDIDSIDSFTYNQNWGHWSDGGFNGFWFTLSSTTELQLYSKTTGATLEYTLVFNNINKTTITAMTPTQGPQITAGYTGGAGFTYPTFNNDPAVTYQAVADDLKVYVKPVNDTEWIDIDNNAASGWIYDQNFGQFTDGGGGFWFNVTESIHVKLESKTSGANVVYTITFNEPVRNSYVLTPYEGTTFTADESGAIGIPLPKIDGGAAVGTELGNFVYQINVGGVWINLDQSSQSGFTYASSGYNNMSDANQWGYWADHIYGLWFQPIQEDMQIRIGYPLNGQKGGNIGNNYVVYTFIGNPDAPRPDVTDQEDIAIGSPSNPDIQGMNLIWRDEFNGSALDTSKWSYETGYYLNDDPNTWGWGNSELQHYTNSTQNVFVQDGNLNIKALNEPKSFPQDPSRYAQYSSGKINTKNKFSLEYGRVDFRAKLPTGNGIWPALWMLPENSPYGVWASSGEIDVMEARGRLPGSTSGAVHFGGQWPANRHLSGEYHFPEGQTFANDYHVYSVVWEEDNIKWYVDGKFFFKVTREQWYSTAAPDNPNAPFDEPFYLIMNLAVGGSFDGGQTPNPGDIPASMQVDYVRVYKEGSSNPDPTDPTDPTEPEPISVVGDEVKGLKILGDDLQFYVNGATFADLHYKVNNGGQLNVAMSSTGNGNYTYTVNNLQQGDTVEYFFTYNPGGGALDTPWLTYTHGVTQGVPE from the coding sequence ATGAAGCATCGTCGTCATGCTACGGAGAAAAGTATTTTGCACGCCGTATTCAGTTTATTCTTAACCACAATTCTAATCACTACCTTCACCCTGCTGCCCGCCTCGAATGTTCACGCGGCTGAAGAAGCAGATCCTGCAATTACCTCTATGACCTACTTCTCTGCGGCCGACGGGCCTGTCATTACTAACTCGGGCGTTGGGCAGGCCAGCTATGGTTTTGTCATGCCGGTATTTAACGGAGGCGCTGTTACATGGAATGAAGTTGCTCAAGATTTGGGAGTTAAGGTAAAGGTCAATGGCAGCTGGGTTGATATTGATAGTATCGACAGCTTTACTTACAACCAAAACTGGGGGCACTGGAGCGATGGCGGCTTCAATGGCTTTTGGTTTACCCTTTCCTCTACAACAGAGCTTCAGCTGTACTCCAAGACAACAGGAGCTACGCTGGAATATACGCTCGTGTTCAATAACATCAACAAAACAACTATCACTGCAATGACCCCGACTCAAGGACCGCAGATCACGGCAGGATATACTGGCGGTGCAGGCTTTACCTATCCTACTTTTAATAATGATCCCGCTGTAACCTATCAAGCCGTAGCAGACGATCTGAAGGTCTACGTCAAGCCTGTCAATGACACAGAGTGGATTGATATTGACAACAATGCAGCCAGCGGCTGGATCTACGATCAGAACTTTGGTCAATTTACCGATGGCGGCGGCGGATTCTGGTTCAATGTAACCGAGTCAATCCACGTCAAGCTAGAATCTAAAACGTCGGGTGCTAACGTTGTTTACACGATTACTTTTAATGAGCCGGTAAGAAACTCATATGTACTCACACCTTATGAAGGAACAACCTTTACAGCAGATGAGAGCGGCGCCATTGGTATTCCTCTTCCCAAAATCGATGGGGGCGCTGCTGTAGGAACCGAGCTCGGTAATTTTGTATACCAGATCAACGTTGGCGGAGTATGGATAAACCTGGATCAATCTAGTCAGAGCGGGTTTACTTACGCTTCGAGCGGATATAACAACATGTCAGACGCCAATCAGTGGGGCTATTGGGCAGATCACATCTACGGCCTATGGTTTCAGCCCATCCAGGAGGACATGCAGATTCGAATCGGCTACCCGCTGAACGGTCAGAAAGGCGGCAATATCGGCAATAATTACGTGGTTTATACCTTTATTGGCAATCCCGATGCACCGCGTCCAGATGTAACAGATCAAGAAGATATCGCAATTGGCTCGCCAAGCAATCCCGACATTCAAGGCATGAATCTCATCTGGCGAGATGAATTTAATGGATCCGCACTCGATACCAGCAAGTGGAGCTATGAAACAGGATATTATCTTAATGATGACCCGAACACCTGGGGCTGGGGTAACTCCGAGCTGCAGCATTACACGAATAGTACACAGAATGTCTTTGTTCAAGATGGAAATCTTAACATCAAAGCCTTGAACGAGCCAAAATCCTTCCCACAAGACCCAAGTCGGTATGCACAATACTCATCCGGTAAGATAAATACAAAGAATAAGTTCTCTCTCGAATATGGCAGAGTGGATTTCCGTGCGAAGCTGCCGACAGGCAACGGAATCTGGCCAGCCTTGTGGATGCTCCCAGAGAACAGTCCTTATGGGGTATGGGCATCATCCGGTGAGATCGATGTTATGGAAGCCAGAGGACGCTTGCCAGGCTCAACCAGCGGCGCTGTGCATTTTGGCGGACAATGGCCAGCCAACCGGCATCTCTCAGGAGAGTATCACTTCCCGGAAGGCCAGACCTTCGCAAATGATTATCACGTGTATTCTGTCGTATGGGAAGAAGACAACATTAAATGGTATGTGGACGGCAAGTTCTTCTTCAAAGTGACCAGAGAGCAGTGGTACTCCACTGCTGCACCGGACAATCCGAATGCACCATTCGATGAGCCTTTCTATCTCATTATGAATCTTGCGGTTGGCGGAAGCTTTGACGGTGGACAGACACCGAATCCCGGCGATATTCCTGCCTCCATGCAGGTAGATTATGTCCGAGTCTACAAGGAAGGCAGCTCGAATCCGGACCCTACGGACCCAACAGACCCTACTGAACCCGAACCGATCTCTGTCGTTGGAGATGAGGTTAAGGGGCTGAAAATCCTAGGAGATGATTTGCAGTTCTATGTGAATGGTGCAACATTTGCGGATTTACACTATAAGGTGAACAACGGTGGTCAATTGAACGTCGCTATGAGCTCCACAGGGAATGGGAATTACACCTACACCGTAAATAACCTCCAGCAAGGTGATACGGTTGAGTACTTCTTCACCTATAATCCCGGTGGAGGGGCGTTAGATACGCCTTGGCTCACTTACACCCATGGGGTTACCCAAGGTGTGCCTGAGTAA
- a CDS encoding MerR family transcriptional regulator, producing MLYKVKEVAKFTGVTIRTLHHYDEIGLVKPDEVTESGHRLYSDDNLKRLQQVLFFREIGFSLQEIGPILDRPDFDRRGALAAHKELLLEQKRRLEELIDTVDRTLEEENGGMTMSKEEMFNGFDMKPIEEHKAKYSQEAKEKYGAEMVTQTERRTDAYTEQDWARIHARNKEINDKIEGAMDLGPANAQVQEGVAELRQEITNNYYDCTPEIFRGLADLYVEDSRFTKNIEKGRTPGYAAFLREAMIIYCDSLK from the coding sequence ATGCTGTACAAAGTGAAAGAAGTGGCAAAATTCACGGGAGTCACGATAAGAACGCTGCATCACTACGACGAGATTGGACTGGTTAAGCCGGATGAAGTCACCGAGTCCGGTCACCGGCTGTATTCAGACGACAATTTGAAACGTCTGCAGCAGGTGCTGTTTTTTCGCGAGATCGGGTTCTCGCTGCAGGAGATCGGACCGATTCTGGATAGGCCGGATTTCGACCGAAGGGGAGCGCTTGCCGCGCATAAAGAGCTGCTCTTGGAACAAAAGAGACGGCTTGAGGAATTGATCGATACCGTCGATCGAACGTTAGAAGAGGAGAATGGGGGAATGACAATGTCAAAGGAAGAGATGTTTAACGGCTTTGATATGAAACCTATTGAAGAGCACAAGGCGAAGTATTCACAGGAAGCGAAGGAGAAGTACGGAGCTGAGATGGTCACGCAGACTGAGCGCAGAACAGATGCCTACACGGAGCAGGACTGGGCGAGAATTCACGCCAGAAATAAAGAGATTAACGACAAGATTGAAGGCGCGATGGATCTGGGGCCGGCAAATGCTCAAGTACAGGAGGGGGTTGCTGAGCTTCGTCAGGAGATTACAAACAACTACTACGACTGTACACCCGAGATTTTTCGTGGCCTGGCCGACCTGTATGTGGAGGATTCAAGATTTACGAAAAATATTGAAAAAGGGAGAACTCCAGGATACGCTGCATTCCTTAGAGAAGCGATGATCATTTACTGTGATAGCTTAAAGTAA
- a CDS encoding deoxynucleoside kinase, protein MSTGSFIAVEGPIGAGKTTLSTMLSQELNIPLLKEIVEENPFLGKFYDNIEEWSFQLEMFFLCNRYKQLEDTTTKYIQHGQQVISDYHIYKNLIFAQRTLSGVKWEKYRQIYHILTGDLPKPDLIIYIRADLQTLLKRIQMRGRSFEQNMDTAYLEQLIIDYDHAMASLAESEPDTKIITIDGNQIDFVTHREQFDLIVSEVKEYIK, encoded by the coding sequence ATGAGCACAGGTTCCTTTATCGCTGTTGAGGGCCCGATCGGGGCTGGTAAAACGACGCTGTCCACAATGCTGTCACAGGAGCTGAATATTCCGCTGCTGAAGGAGATTGTGGAGGAGAATCCGTTTCTCGGCAAGTTCTATGACAACATTGAAGAGTGGAGCTTTCAGCTGGAAATGTTCTTCTTATGCAATCGTTATAAGCAGCTGGAAGATACGACAACGAAATATATTCAGCATGGTCAGCAGGTCATATCCGACTACCATATCTACAAAAATCTGATCTTTGCCCAGCGTACGCTCTCCGGTGTGAAATGGGAAAAGTATCGTCAAATTTATCACATTCTTACAGGTGATCTTCCGAAACCGGATTTGATTATATATATTAGGGCTGATCTTCAGACACTCTTGAAGCGTATCCAAATGCGGGGAAGGTCGTTTGAGCAAAATATGGATACCGCCTATTTAGAGCAGCTGATTATTGACTATGATCATGCAATGGCATCCCTTGCTGAGAGTGAGCCTGATACCAAAATTATTACGATCGACGGGAATCAGATTGATTTTGTAACGCATCGCGAGCAATTTGACCTGATTGTGTCCGAAGTAAAGGAGTATATTAAATGA